A single genomic interval of Lathyrus oleraceus cultivar Zhongwan6 chromosome 7, CAAS_Psat_ZW6_1.0, whole genome shotgun sequence harbors:
- the LOC127103298 gene encoding uncharacterized protein LOC127103298, with product MLDQALWACRTSPKEATGTTPFRLVYGHDAVLPVEIQVQAVRIQRQYEIPFEDYWSMMTNELVDVDEERMLALDSLQRQKEKVARAYNKKVKGKVFAVGDLVWRVILPMDRNDRVLGKWSPNWEGLFKVLHTFSNNAYEVEDLAPDRRILRVNGKYLKKYRSLLQEVKILAD from the coding sequence ATGTTAGACCAAGCTTTGTGGGCGTGTCGAACGTCACCAAAAGAAGCAACTGGAACAACCCCATTTCGACTGGTGTATGGGCATGACGCAGTACTGCCAGTAGAAATTCAGGTCCAGGCAGTTAGAATCCAAAGGCAGTATGAAATACCTTTTGAAGATTACTGGAGTATGATGACAAACGAATTAGTCGACGTGGATGAAGAAAGAATGCTAGCATTAGACTCTCTACAAAGACAGAAAGAGAAAGTCGCTCGAGCCTACAATAAAAAGGTAAAAGGGAAAGTATTTGCTGTCGGCGATCTGGTTTGGAGGGTAATCCTGCCTATGGAcagaaatgatagagttttgggtAAGTGGTCCCCAAATTGGGAGGGACTGTTTAAGGTTTTGCATACCTTTTCTAATAACGCCTATGAGGTCGAAGATTTGGCACCAGACAGGCGGATTTTAAGAGTAAATGGAAAGTACTTGAAAAAATATAGGtctctccttcaagaggtcaaaattttGGCAGACTAA